The following are from one region of the Stigmatella ashevillena genome:
- a CDS encoding ChbG/HpnK family deacetylase, with protein sequence MKSRTRLIVNADDLGMHPSLDAGILRAHREGIVTSATVLAMGPSAPEAVLHAREQGLALGVHLALSTRLPCAAPAAEVPTVAPGGRLRASWADFARAWLTGQVRRTEVEQELAAQLARARELGATVDHLDAHQHLHLLPGLRTCVESLARRERLPVRWPDQLPRASWLRTPGSALKTLLLTVLARTAPRPLSGVHRVSAGGVFEAGRLDESTLLSLLDTLPAGDFELGCHPGEGTPHVPEDPAWTYGWQSELQALTSPRVKARLEARGIELITYARASLTR encoded by the coding sequence GTGAAAAGCCGCACGCGCCTCATCGTCAACGCCGACGACCTGGGGATGCACCCGTCCCTGGACGCGGGCATCCTCCGTGCGCACCGGGAGGGCATCGTCACCAGCGCCACGGTGCTGGCCATGGGGCCCAGTGCACCGGAGGCGGTCCTCCACGCCAGGGAGCAGGGGCTCGCCCTGGGCGTCCACCTCGCCCTCTCCACGCGCTTGCCTTGTGCGGCCCCCGCCGCCGAAGTCCCCACCGTGGCCCCGGGGGGGCGGCTGCGCGCGAGCTGGGCTGACTTCGCACGCGCCTGGCTCACCGGGCAGGTGCGCCGCACGGAAGTGGAGCAGGAGTTGGCCGCTCAACTCGCCAGGGCGCGCGAACTGGGAGCGACGGTGGATCACCTGGATGCCCACCAACACCTGCACCTGTTGCCAGGCCTCCGGACCTGTGTCGAATCACTCGCCCGCCGCGAGAGGCTCCCAGTGCGATGGCCAGATCAACTGCCTCGGGCCTCTTGGCTCCGGACGCCAGGGTCTGCCTTGAAGACCTTGCTGCTGACCGTCCTGGCCCGGACGGCACCGCGCCCTCTCTCCGGTGTCCACCGGGTGAGCGCTGGAGGTGTCTTCGAGGCAGGACGTCTCGACGAGAGCACCCTGCTGAGCCTGTTGGACACGCTGCCAGCGGGAGACTTCGAGTTGGGCTGCCACCCCGGCGAGGGAACCCCCCATGTTCCCGAGGATCCCGCGTGGACCTACGGCTGGCAGTCCGAGCTGCAAGCCCTGACCAGCCCGCGGGTGAAGGCCCGGCTCGAGGCACGTGGCATCGAGCTGATCACCTATGCCAGGGCATCGCTGACGCGCTGA
- a CDS encoding glycosyltransferase family 2 protein, translated as MGTYPSISLFFPAWNEEDYVERAVTRALDVLPRLTDDFEIVVVNDASTDRTKEICESLAERIPQLRVITHETNLKLGGAMRTGLSSSTKDIVVYTDIDLPWDLRELERALHLMDYLEADMICAFRFDRTSEGPKRIIYSFVYNLLIRSLFDINIKDVNFSFKVMHRRVLESIELRSMGSFIDAELVVKAIRKGFRVFQMGVDYFPRTRGVSTLASPSVILKMVRELVDLYPETRKPLQPSKPVRLPPSVTTLHSAQPAKRRTHG; from the coding sequence GTGGGCACCTACCCGAGCATCAGCCTCTTCTTTCCCGCCTGGAACGAGGAGGACTACGTCGAGCGTGCAGTCACGCGCGCACTGGATGTCCTTCCCCGGCTCACCGACGACTTCGAGATTGTCGTCGTCAACGACGCGTCCACGGATCGTACCAAGGAGATCTGCGAGTCGCTGGCCGAGCGCATCCCTCAGCTCCGGGTCATCACGCACGAGACGAACCTGAAGCTGGGCGGAGCGATGCGCACCGGCCTGTCGTCCTCTACCAAGGACATCGTCGTCTACACGGACATCGATCTGCCCTGGGATTTGCGGGAACTGGAGCGGGCCCTGCACCTGATGGACTACCTGGAGGCGGACATGATCTGCGCCTTCCGGTTCGACCGCACGAGCGAAGGCCCCAAGCGCATCATCTATTCGTTCGTCTACAACCTGCTGATCCGCTCGCTCTTCGACATCAACATCAAGGACGTGAATTTCAGCTTCAAGGTGATGCACCGGCGGGTCCTGGAGTCGATCGAGCTCAGGAGCATGGGCTCGTTCATCGACGCGGAGCTGGTGGTGAAGGCCATCCGCAAGGGCTTCCGGGTCTTCCAGATGGGCGTGGACTACTTCCCACGCACCCGGGGCGTGTCCACGCTGGCCTCCCCCTCGGTCATCCTGAAAATGGTGCGGGAGTTGGTGGACCTCTATCCCGAGACCCGCAAGCCCCTCCAGCCCTCGAAGCCCGTGCGCCTGCCCCCCTCCGTGACGACGCTGCACTCCGCCCAGCCAGCGAAGCGCCGGACCCACGGCTGA
- a CDS encoding response regulator → MTIRLSITIKLIGYLLAASVVPLLIFGVTSYQLSHDAIVRLASEYNARLLDNQRDYLRLQTEQVESLAASIIGIEDIGDALVSVDADDGYATLATQAKMGYILSGYSGLKGLESIDLFTPAGRHFHVGSTLDVSTVRLELRSRLYSASLASPQAIVWHGVEDNVNAASPHRKVLVATRLIRRIPQGGMSPEPVGVVVLNYSTEHLHEHFKRLDIGEGGYLMVADRMGRLLVHPDKSLIGQPLVPGFEALLVGEQGRVALRLGEQDVLLNYLRLDPMGWQVISVLPQASLMAPMLRIGGVGLAVLVGCFVVITLVAMRYSRRVVAPIRAISEGFQNIQKDRLEQVQPLPPSRTQDEIKEMVGWFNAFLDNLHGRRRSEEELRQAKESAEEANRAKGEFLANMSHEIRTPMNAIIGMTQLALDADAPEEKRDFIIKASRSAQSLLGIINDILDFSKIDAGRLELENVPVSLNELISGLADVFANSAQDKRIELLFDVDPTLPAALSGDPLRLRQVLQNLISNALKFTPAGEVIVRVEKVAEPASGVVCRFSVRDTGIGIAAEQLPRLFQSFFQTDSSVTRKYGGTGLGLAISKRLVELMGGRIGVDSQVGQGSCFWFELTLAKLPEEGARVSSARPVPWGELRVLVVDDNASARHILRSMFASFGFVAHAVADGQTALDELARGMNGQPYHLMLIDYHMPGLDGIETSRRLRHRQEPVPLPTVIMASMDERPLVVQQAQEAGIQAYVNKPVTASTLLDAVQRALGHPSTQFRAAPQRREAASQSALRHLRGARLLLVEDNRLNQEVALHFLRRAGLKVDVAAHGAEALERLEQGAYEAVLMDCQMPVMDGYEATRRIRSMARFAHLPIIAMTANALEGDRERSLKAGMNDHLSKPIDVNHLYQTLGRWIAPGSWTEEGPPEAPVGTSHPQHVNMDSALINLDGDVGLYRTVAELFLGDAPDSWAQFLVAWNDGDRERATRAAHTLKSLAANIGAEILRDHAKALEAASRESGAPTIEERFPLLDQELLLVVSTLKGFLARSAP, encoded by the coding sequence GTGACGATCCGATTGTCCATTACGATCAAGCTGATCGGCTACCTGCTGGCCGCGAGCGTGGTGCCGTTGCTGATTTTTGGCGTCACCTCCTATCAGTTGTCCCACGACGCCATCGTGCGTCTGGCCAGCGAATACAACGCCCGCCTCCTGGACAATCAGCGTGACTACCTGCGGCTTCAGACCGAGCAGGTCGAGAGCCTGGCCGCCAGCATCATCGGCATCGAGGACATCGGTGATGCGCTCGTCTCGGTGGATGCCGATGACGGCTATGCCACGTTGGCCACCCAGGCGAAGATGGGTTACATCCTGAGTGGCTACAGCGGTTTGAAGGGGTTGGAGTCCATCGACCTGTTCACCCCGGCAGGGCGGCATTTCCACGTGGGCTCCACGCTGGACGTCTCCACCGTCAGGTTGGAACTGCGCAGCCGCCTCTACTCCGCGTCCCTCGCGTCCCCTCAAGCCATCGTCTGGCATGGGGTGGAGGACAACGTCAATGCGGCCTCTCCGCACCGCAAGGTGCTTGTCGCCACGAGGCTGATCCGGCGCATCCCGCAGGGGGGCATGTCTCCCGAGCCCGTGGGCGTGGTCGTGCTCAATTATTCGACCGAGCATCTTCACGAGCATTTCAAGCGCCTGGACATCGGGGAAGGCGGCTACTTGATGGTCGCCGATCGAATGGGACGGCTGCTCGTCCACCCCGACAAGTCCCTCATCGGTCAGCCCCTGGTTCCTGGGTTCGAGGCCTTGCTGGTGGGTGAGCAGGGCCGGGTGGCTTTGCGGCTGGGCGAGCAGGATGTGCTGCTCAACTACCTTCGCCTGGACCCGATGGGGTGGCAGGTCATCAGTGTCCTGCCCCAGGCGAGCCTCATGGCGCCGATGCTGAGAATCGGCGGGGTGGGACTGGCCGTCCTGGTGGGCTGCTTCGTGGTGATCACCCTGGTGGCGATGCGCTACTCGCGGCGGGTGGTGGCTCCCATCCGGGCCATCTCCGAGGGCTTCCAGAACATTCAGAAGGATCGGCTGGAACAGGTCCAGCCCCTTCCTCCGTCGCGGACCCAGGACGAGATCAAGGAGATGGTGGGCTGGTTCAACGCCTTCCTGGACAACCTGCACGGTCGGCGCCGCTCCGAGGAAGAGCTTCGGCAAGCCAAGGAGTCGGCCGAGGAGGCCAATCGCGCCAAGGGAGAGTTCCTCGCCAACATGAGCCATGAGATCCGGACGCCCATGAACGCCATCATTGGGATGACCCAGCTCGCGCTCGACGCGGACGCTCCGGAGGAGAAGCGCGACTTCATCATCAAGGCGAGCCGATCGGCCCAGTCCCTGCTCGGCATCATCAATGACATCCTCGATTTTTCGAAGATCGATGCCGGTCGGCTCGAGCTCGAGAATGTGCCGGTCTCGTTGAATGAGCTCATCTCCGGGCTGGCCGACGTCTTTGCCAACTCCGCCCAGGACAAGCGCATCGAGCTGCTCTTCGATGTGGATCCCACCCTGCCGGCGGCATTGTCCGGGGATCCCTTGCGGCTGCGGCAGGTTCTCCAGAACCTGATCAGCAATGCGCTCAAGTTCACCCCCGCGGGAGAGGTGATCGTGCGGGTGGAGAAGGTGGCCGAACCGGCCTCGGGCGTCGTGTGCCGGTTCTCTGTCCGGGACACCGGTATCGGGATTGCCGCGGAGCAGCTTCCGCGCCTCTTCCAGTCCTTCTTTCAGACCGACAGCTCGGTGACACGCAAGTACGGGGGCACGGGGCTGGGTCTTGCCATCAGCAAGCGGCTCGTTGAGCTGATGGGGGGCCGCATCGGAGTGGACAGCCAGGTGGGCCAGGGCAGCTGCTTCTGGTTCGAGCTGACGCTGGCCAAGCTCCCAGAGGAAGGCGCCCGGGTCAGCAGCGCCCGGCCCGTGCCCTGGGGAGAACTGCGGGTGCTGGTCGTGGACGACAACGCCAGCGCCCGGCACATCCTCCGCTCGATGTTCGCCTCTTTCGGGTTCGTGGCACACGCGGTGGCCGACGGCCAGACGGCGCTGGACGAGCTGGCGCGCGGCATGAACGGTCAGCCCTACCACCTGATGTTGATCGACTACCACATGCCTGGGCTCGATGGCATCGAGACCAGCCGCAGGCTTCGTCACCGCCAGGAGCCGGTGCCGCTGCCGACGGTCATCATGGCGTCCATGGATGAGCGTCCCCTGGTTGTCCAGCAGGCCCAGGAGGCGGGGATCCAGGCCTACGTGAACAAGCCGGTGACGGCCTCGACACTGCTGGACGCCGTCCAGAGGGCCTTGGGGCATCCGTCCACGCAGTTCAGGGCTGCTCCCCAGCGGCGGGAGGCAGCCTCCCAGTCGGCCCTCCGTCACCTGCGAGGCGCACGCCTCCTCCTTGTGGAAGACAATCGGCTGAATCAGGAAGTGGCGCTGCACTTCCTGCGGCGGGCGGGCCTGAAGGTGGACGTGGCGGCGCATGGCGCGGAGGCGCTCGAGCGCTTGGAACAAGGCGCGTATGAGGCTGTCCTGATGGATTGCCAGATGCCGGTCATGGATGGCTACGAGGCCACCCGGCGCATCCGGAGCATGGCCCGGTTCGCCCATCTGCCGATCATCGCGATGACCGCCAACGCCTTGGAGGGAGATCGCGAGCGCAGCTTGAAAGCCGGCATGAACGATCATTTGAGCAAGCCCATCGACGTCAACCATCTCTACCAGACGCTGGGTCGGTGGATCGCCCCCGGCTCCTGGACAGAGGAGGGGCCGCCGGAGGCCCCAGTGGGCACGTCCCACCCACAGCATGTGAACATGGACAGCGCGCTGATCAATCTGGATGGGGATGTCGGCCTGTACCGGACGGTGGCGGAGCTGTTCCTGGGGGATGCGCCGGATTCCTGGGCACAGTTTCTCGTGGCCTGGAACGACGGAGACCGGGAGCGCGCCACCCGTGCGGCCCACACCTTGAAGAGCCTGGCGGCCAACATTGGCGCCGAGATCCTGCGGGACCATGCCAAGGCGCTGGAGGCCGCGTCACGGGAGAGTGGCGCGCCCACCATCGAGGAGCGGTTTCCCCTCCTCGATCAAGAACTGCTCCTGGTCGTCTCGACCCTCAAGGGGTTCCTCGCCCGCTCCGCTCCGTAG
- a CDS encoding GGDEF domain-containing response regulator: MPRQQFDGGTVGEKPFALLVVDDSRSTAAKLVKTLTPEGFTLRVVPPGPEAPRLSAEVDLVILCLDPETPADLSLVRRFMDVEGPGRGAPVLVVAPQEARATRLEALRLGVEVVADPWDTDELRARIHRCFSNHHTLSTLAAQVMELQQLSVLDGLTQLHNHRYFQERLREEFRCAQRYDDALCLILLDLDFFKEINDRHGHPVGDTVLCEVARILQQSVRETDIVARYGGEEFAVLLPRTHLVGAITVAERVWKGVSSQPMGPERALHITASLGVSGFPHRTVLTPEQLLLTADEALYRAKREGRNRVCLHSPIPLHSASRGWESKGVGGK, from the coding sequence TTGCCGCGCCAACAATTCGATGGGGGCACCGTGGGAGAGAAGCCCTTCGCCTTGCTGGTGGTGGATGATTCTCGGTCGACGGCGGCGAAGCTGGTCAAGACCCTGACGCCGGAAGGATTCACGCTGCGCGTGGTCCCTCCAGGGCCGGAGGCCCCCAGGCTGTCGGCCGAGGTGGACCTCGTCATTCTCTGCCTGGACCCCGAGACGCCCGCGGATCTGTCGCTGGTGCGCCGCTTCATGGATGTGGAGGGGCCTGGCAGGGGGGCCCCCGTGCTCGTGGTGGCCCCCCAGGAAGCACGCGCAACGCGGCTGGAGGCGCTCCGGTTGGGCGTGGAGGTGGTGGCCGATCCGTGGGACACGGACGAGCTGCGCGCCCGGATTCACCGTTGCTTCTCAAATCACCACACCCTGTCCACGCTGGCGGCCCAGGTGATGGAGCTGCAGCAGCTGTCGGTCCTCGACGGACTCACCCAGCTTCACAACCACCGCTACTTCCAGGAGCGGCTGCGCGAGGAGTTCCGTTGCGCCCAGCGCTACGACGATGCGCTCTGCCTCATCCTGTTGGATCTCGACTTCTTCAAGGAGATCAACGACCGCCACGGGCACCCCGTGGGCGACACCGTGCTGTGTGAGGTGGCGCGCATCCTCCAGCAGAGCGTGCGCGAGACGGACATCGTCGCCCGCTACGGGGGAGAGGAGTTCGCCGTGCTCCTGCCGCGCACCCACCTGGTCGGCGCCATCACCGTGGCCGAACGTGTGTGGAAAGGTGTGTCAAGCCAGCCGATGGGGCCAGAGAGGGCGTTGCACATCACCGCCTCCCTGGGGGTTTCCGGCTTTCCTCACCGCACCGTGCTCACTCCTGAACAGTTGCTGCTGACCGCCGACGAGGCGTTGTACCGGGCCAAGCGCGAGGGACGTAACAGGGTCTGTCTGCACTCACCCATTCCACTTCACTCTGCGTCTCGGGGATGGGAGTCCAAGGGTGTTGGGGGTAAATGA